The nucleotide sequence aacattttctttcaatattttagcttccaggtcgtggcgaggcactagaccttcttggttattggagcaacaaccacttccttagacaaagcttccataaagaatttcaatgtttaattttctcactgtaaacttttaatttttgaacaattaattaagtacagattttggaacccaaatagaggttccttcctacaagattattcaaaaatctagggggtacatagtttcttggtattttcctaagttgaccttgatgcttccttatataccaatttaatttaccataaattctaatttttgactttgaaaatttctttaggcatgcatcattttttaattttttaatatttaattttaaattttcattttctgatttcaaatttttattttctttttctaatttatctaattctctataaagagctttaataaatctaaaagattGATTCAGGGTTAGAttgcataccttacttacctgatctggtgatgcTCCCTCTTCACTACAGCTTTCTTCTaacgttcctcccccttcgtcgatgctcatctctgagctgggcgtttcttctagctgatggttggccatcagtactagtcccgagaattcttcgacttccgattcggaggatgacgaatcatcccacgtggcctttaggtttttgtgtttggagggttctggcttcttgtattttgacttttccctttctctctcctttctctttagctttgggtagtcatctttgatgtgccccttttcgttgcagttatagcagcgaaccatcctcttctttcgatgatgcctctgcgatttaaatttattagtactgaaaaacttattgaagcgtcttaccagtagtgccgcttcggattcgtcgactgaggcttcggagtcagaactgttcatctttgcctttaaggcaatgttctgacttgtcttctctgctccgttgggttctaacactcgagattcatgaaattcaaaagtgaaaaataattgttctaaagtacttacctcgaggtccttagagatgtaatacgcatctactaaggaggtccactctggagttctcgggaaggcattgagcgcgtatcggatagaatcccggttggttacctcttctccaaggttcgttagttgcgttatcagctccttgattctcgcttggagttgcgctaccttctcgccttggttcatccggaggttcattAACTTTCCGGAGGatatcgcgcttcgctagcttcgcttcggaagtaccttcgtgaagctccaggaatttttcccagagatctttcgcggagtcgtagcttccgatccgatttacctcctgaggcggtagaacgctgagtaggtggaactcagcctttccgttagcgacgaaatatgcttgctcctttttcgtccaggtattttcctccttatctttcagaactgcatagtcatatttcattattaaaagaatgtcaaattcggttttaaaaaatacctccattttgcgcttccatgtggcgaagtctccgtcgaacttcgaggGATAGATGTTTGCTCCGGCCATCAGCTTGATCGTAgtacttcagttggcggttagtccttctaaggcgatcaggctctgataccaattgtaggcgcagcggagaccggcaagaggggggtgaattgctgaaaacaaaaaaaaaactaccctcctcggatttcaactcagaatttaaatcagtaataaaataacagcaactaaattaatgaaacagaaaaagaaataggaacagaaaagactcagggatttaacctggttacaaccaaggaggttgttaatccaggacagtagaaaaagcgcagtaagaaaaatctccttctctgaaggcggagaagccttttacactttggaagctcactagttgcttaggaattgcttacagattgattgatTGAGTTGTCGttgaattcctagttccaggggtctttttatagctcctggaaagtctatcctgagggtccaaggcacctccaacaaggttcaaggcgcctccagttcggttagcggataaaactttatccgcaacgcaaacggtcaaaagtgacctgttgaaggcgccttcaacagggttgaaggcgcctccaagcctgctggaggcgcctccaagctggcagcacagtttccagcttggtttttccagcttccgacgctccgttcttttgggtgattgcggccaaccggaataggactcacccgaacccaattcccggccttctcctcgagcagccttccgtcccggcttaacgtccctcgaacgccacgcacgctcttcacgcccaccagagtactcttccacagctctctcgtccttcagacacaccgagcctgtcggttcccttcccgtgtcatccttctcgctagctgcatcttccgctcgacttcctgtgttcctaagctcctgcacactcagacacagggatcaaacacagcaggacctaaccaacttgattgatcacatcaaaactaccacgggatccaACAAAATCGCTAGCTCGACTTTACAAAATGTAGTCAGCACTCAGCAACTCATTTTTCACTCAACCTTTCATTTTATCAAGGAGACGCAATATGTCCAATCAATCTTTAAGTCCGATCAGATAAGATGATGAGCgggataaattatataatatttagCTTTAAACTTCCATCTGTAAATTCCGAACCGTTTGGGTGACCCCacaggtcatccgagttggtatgtggtgggatgcttgccacatgaggtcgcggggtcgaaactcagggtagtcggggcgtaaatccctggtccctgtgcaactcactccacctgccacatgctcgctcaggatgctgtgatttacctccctcgtaatggccttgggtcgggtgcggcgggggcgctgggggcgagcaatTTCGCCTTTTGTCACATGAACCGTTTAGGTGATCCGGTTGGCACTTCATATTCGACCAATGATGTGAGGCCCGCTCGGCCAAACTAGCCTGATCAACAGTTTAGCAAGTTCTCTTACTTTAATCCCTTTTTTAGCGATCTATTTATCACCGTATCAGATAAAAAGATTAGCAGTAATCCAACGCCGACAGAGAGATACATGTCAAAATtcaatttagttttagtttttgtTTTCGTTTTGATGTAGTGCGTTAGAAAAACACTATAAATGTTAGAAAAAACAGTCGAAATGTTAGGAAAAAAAAACACAGCGCGTTCCTCCTATAAATTCTTCGATGGAATGCTCGACCCACGTTTGACCCTAGAATTGTCCCGTGGGCGGCACAGGCGACGATGGCGACGGCGAAGGCGACGGCCACGAAGAAAGGCCCGTGGACGGAGGAGGAGGACGCGCGACTGGTGTGGTTCGTGCGCTTGTTCGGCGAACGCCGATGGGATTACTTAGCGCAGGTATCAGGTTTGAGCGGTGGTGGGGGATCCATGGAGGCGACCGACCATTAATTAGGGTTTTAGGAAGCGATCCATGATCGACGTAATGTTTTTGTTTTGAGTTAATTTGCATGGTTGCGCGGATGTATGTGTGTTGTTGTAGGGCTCAACAGGCCGGGGAAGAGCTGCAGGCTGCGCTGGATCAATTACCTTCATCCCGGACTCAAGCATGGCCGATTCTCCCCTGAGGAAGAGAAGCTCGTGATCCAACTCCATGCCGAATGGGGCAACAGGTTTGAGCCTTTACATGAGTAGTCTAAAGGATGTTCTTTTCCCTTGTGATCTTCTGCTGAGCTAATTTTGTGCTTGAATTTAAGAATCCTGGATTTTAGAGGAAAACAAAGTCTTTGAAATTCTTAACTTGTATGATACGTGCCAAGATTTGATCTTTCTATTCCTTGGTTAAACATACCCTGTATAAAAAAAGTTTGCAGTTTGTTTGGGAGAGTAGTTTTAGGTGATTGAAATTGACATCCCACTGTTTAATCCATAGTTTAGTTATTATTCTCTGTGTTTGGAATACtagaaactttttaaatttatggGCGAAAACTAGGATTTTTGTTTGATTGAAGCATtcatcctttttctttttcttgagcCACAAGAATCAAAGAAACAGGACAGTTCACTTTTTGTTTCATCCTATAGTATAGAAAATGAAAGTTTACTTactgtgtgtgttttttttttccttttgttcatATAATTACATATTAGAAATGGTTTGTATTTATATCCTTTCGCTTATGTTGATTCTAGTTTCTTAATTGAAATTTGGTGGATAAAGAGAAATTTAGGCTTGAAGCAACCTGAAAGTGATCTCTTATTGAAACCTGGAGATAGTTGAGCTGCACAATTAGTTCTCCGCTTCACCAAGTGCATGCATAGTTTTGATCCATTTTATGCACAATTTCAGTGGTAAAAGAGACATAATTAATCTTACTATGTAGCGCAACCACAGCTTCCAGTCTTAGTTATTACTCATCATGCATGATGAAACTGCAGGTGGTCTCAGATTGCACGTTCCCTCCCTGGTCGTACCGATAACGAGATCAAGAACTACTGGAGGACTCACATGCGCAAGAAGGCACAAAAGCTGAATCTGTTGAGCTCACCGTCCTGCTcgtcatcttcatcatcttcctctGCTAATATATCAAAGCATGAGATAGAAAGCATGGTGGAAGAAGGTACTTCTGCAGCTGCagcatttgaagtgcatgagggCGTGAAGGTCTACAACATGGATCAGATATGGGATGAGATTGCTGCCTCTGAATCATTTTGCGAGGTGGAAGATGATGAGCTTAAGATGAACACGAGTATGGATGATGATTTCATGCACGAGTTTTAACTCTCAAGCCAAGCAAATAGCTCGTCTACTTATCGCTGATGGATTAACTAATTGGCTCTGTTCTTGCTTTGTCCATATCCAATTTGCTTTTGTAATATAATCTTGATTTAGGACTCAGAAATAGGATCCTTTTATGAACTTATAGCCTTGTTTGTTGATGACAAAGTGGACATGAAGACGATGTGTTTATGACATGAAGATTTGTTCTATGAAACCTTTTGTTTCACATACTGAACTCTGGTTGGTCAAAATTTTTTGTtcagattatttatttattattatttttcttgtgaAAGGATAATACCTGAATTATGatacaaaaaaaatacaatagaGAGGAAGATAATGCACAGTGGTTGTGACAAGACATAAGTGCACTACTCCAAAAGCTTGGTGGCCTTGTAATGTTAGTGGGGGCTTTGGCTGATCTGTGCATGAATTATCTTTAGACTAAACTTAGGGCGGCTAGTGCTTCAACACCAGACAAAAATGAGGTCAGACTTCCTTTCTATCAGAATATATAATTGAACACTGAAACCGTGTTATTGAAAATGTTAAAATGGAGGATATCTAAATGTAATCcgcattagtattttttttttcaataaacttaatttaaaatgttGCTTTTTCAAAGGATAAAATAAAGTAACAGttagataaaatttaaaataactaaCTATAAAACTTGCATCTTGggttttatttttagaataacAATTACGTTGTGTTAGCCGTAAATTGAGATAAACATCTTATTTTAAATAGAGGAGGATGGTTATCTGGTTGGGCTATTAAGACTAGAACTTATCTAGCTTACGTTGCTCGTAAACAGATAACGTAAGATAATGTGATGACCTACACTTTAAGGGGCGCATAAATCCAAAAGAATCGTAGCCACGTCAAACCGCCCATGATTTAGTAGTGTTTTTAAAGTTCTATGATAAAATTGTACCTTAGATCAACATCCCTCATCAATGGGGTTAAATAATGGTTCATCAATCAAATGATATATATATGAAGTGTACTATATTGAATCTTGAGTGTTTGGAAAATCTAAAGCATTTCTACTGAATCAATATTTATCCTTCACACAAGTTTTCCAAATTGATCCCCAAATTATTCTCGTTTTTGAAGCTGGGTAACATAATTAATAGTAAGTTTCAAATCAGGGTGTTGACatttaatgttttttttgttGTAAAAGATTAATGTCCAAGCAATAGATCCATGATAGTTGGATTGATTCAACAACACAGATGGTCGAATTGAAACAAGCCATTCAGTCCCTAGGGCATGGTGCAATAGTAAAAGATTAGACAAACTCTCATACAATGAGAACTTGATTCTCTAACAAGGCATATCATATATTTCAAACACTCGTAATTCCCGACCATCTGCCATGACCCATCTATACTTCCAAATTTACTCTAGTGGCAGATAAAAATTTCCATAAAATCGGACCAGTCACCCTTAAGATTAATCAGTTTAAAAAACTAAATAcctgaataaaaaaataataaaaaaaaaaggaaaaaaacaggCCATTCATCATAAGACCCATAAGACCTTATATGGGCCTAACATCTGAAATTTCCAAAATGGGTCCCATCACTTTATTTGTCGCAACAGGATATCAGAACTACAAACGAAATAAATTCTAGAAACTAAATACAATATACAAGCCAAGCTACCGATTTGGCGCGAATCAACCAACTGGGTCGAATACATCAGCAAGATCATAAACGCCCAAGATACAAGTAAACCTGGCAGTATTGATCAGTAATTTGGAAAAGACAGATGAATGATGAAATAGCACAAACCCCAATGGAATTTTGTACTGGCTGGGAGACAGCAGGTAATCTTTCTTTCTGTTCAGGGAGGATCCACCAGTCTTCAAGCGGCAAAATAGATGAAGACACTCTCCAAAAGGCAATCACAAGACGAATCCCCGATATCTAATTAGAATCAGAGTCTATTGGCATGTACAACAATCGAGCCCTAGCAGACCGGGGCTGCTTTGGATGTGAGAAAGGATTgcaaaatctttctaaatttgatttgctGGCTCCATTTCCACTACTCATGCCCAACAATAAAGCTGCTGCACCGTAAGATGAAACAAGATGGCAACGACAGGTAAAACACTGATAATTCAAATAAAAGTAAATTGGGTAACAAGTTGTAGATGGAAACAATAACAAGTGCAGAAATAAAAGCAAAACCATAAACATATTGAAGCTAAGAGCAAGGTGAAGTAGAGGGCAGCAAAATAAAAGAGGACAAAGCCAGAATGAGAATGCTTATAAAATAATCGTATATATGCACCTTAAAAATTTATGTACAGCTGTGTTATATAAAATAGAAGAATCAGGTCTCTCAGCCATGTTAAGTGGCCTATGGTGAGTGTCAAGCACGGATATGGTTCTAGGTAATCTCGCACTGTGAGTACTGGGATACAGGAAGAGCCCAAGAAGCATAACATTTCACTGTATAGAAAACACATAAAACAGGGCCCTACTTGTATGAGTAGCATAGCTTTATGGGGGTATAAACAAAATAAGTGCCCAAAACAATATagcttcaaatttaattaaacatcTGAGATCTGACATTTACCGGGATAGAAGAACACAT is from Zingiber officinale cultivar Zhangliang chromosome 7B, Zo_v1.1, whole genome shotgun sequence and encodes:
- the LOC122005232 gene encoding transcription factor MYB59-like isoform X1, giving the protein MATAKATATKKGPWTEEEDARLVWFVRLFGERRWDYLAQVSGLNRPGKSCRLRWINYLHPGLKHGRFSPEEEKLVIQLHAEWGNRWSQIARSLPGRTDNEIKNYWRTHMRKKAQKLNLLSSPSCSSSSSSSSANISKHEIESMVEEGTSAAAAFEVHEGVKVYNMDQIWDEIAASESFCEVEDDELKMNTSMDDDFMHEF
- the LOC122005232 gene encoding transcription factor MYB59-like isoform X2, with the translated sequence MGLLSAGLNRPGKSCRLRWINYLHPGLKHGRFSPEEEKLVIQLHAEWGNRWSQIARSLPGRTDNEIKNYWRTHMRKKAQKLNLLSSPSCSSSSSSSSANISKHEIESMVEEGTSAAAAFEVHEGVKVYNMDQIWDEIAASESFCEVEDDELKMNTSMDDDFMHEF